Proteins from one Mytilus galloprovincialis chromosome 11, xbMytGall1.hap1.1, whole genome shotgun sequence genomic window:
- the LOC143051946 gene encoding uncharacterized protein LOC143051946, which produces MAKEFKCVVCGRCHLKSRRKITTKALKQFVRKRIERNLEENDVICEKCRSIYRKTLKKVNNEQKVSNCLSECITDDSDSEFVINTEEAVSTKILSPKQIELNISSTHTSHRFCIVCKKEGTSRNKLCKVPLQARTQAFIKNAVFIDGNTRCCKHHLSEQLFDDTSLQALTAKYTTTYMNRSDITSLLENVRKTLATSHILNFDNPLSLSDGDYYNLTGLSKHQFNELSSYIVSARQTNVRSVRTCIAVLLTKLRTGLPNHILGTIFSLAKSQVQRCIHSARVSLMQDFVPHFIGFQHISHEDFVRNHTTPIAKTLFANDSEDAAIIVMDGTYIYLQKSADYEFQRLSYSLHKNRPLVKPMVIVGTDGYILSVLGPYFANGKNNDAAITKHMISVNAEGMNEWLETSDVCVVDRGFRDVVDFLREQGYNVEMPVYLKKGSKQHPVEEANASRLVTKVRWVVESVNARVKQWRFFDKVVSNHFIPIIGDLLRIVCAVCNKFRPPLAGTHPEDKSIAEAMLEKCKKGNAIQKMVTEEGLLTKRTIYKLVDASNVLDELADFPVLSMDKLREITMGVYQLKQAPNYVREHEGEDGKFELYVCKIKANLLKIKIQSRHSNKLSHTVFISYSDEGDIEGWYCTCKSGARVVGCCAHVASVLWYLGYQRLEQQSGSRRDFKTSVLDASHIPSSDESDCDSLPEE; this is translated from the coding sequence ATGGCTAAAGAGTTCAAGTGTGTGGTTTGTGGTAGATGTCATCTAAAATCCAGACGTAAGATAACAACTAAAGCACTGAAACAGTTTGTAAGAAAAAGAATTGAGCGAAACCTTGAAGAAAATGATGTGATATGTGAGAAGTGTAGATCAATATACAGGAAAAcactaaaaaaagtaaacaatgaacAGAAAGTTTCAAACTGTCTTTCCGAGTGTATTACAGATGACAGTGACTCTGAGTTTGTTATAAATACAGAAGAAGCCGTATCCACGAAAATACTAAGTCCGAAACAAATTGAACTGAATATTTCTTCCACTCACACATCACATAGATTCTGCATTGTATGCAAGAAGGAAGGTACCAGTAGAAATAAGTTATGCAAAGTTCCTTTACAGGCAAGAACCCAAGCCTTTATAAAAAATGCCGTTTTTATAGATGGAAATACACGCTGTTGCAAACATCATTTATCTGAACAACTTTTCGACGACACATCACTTCAAGCATTAACTGCAAAATACACTACAACATATATGAATCGTTCTGATATAACTTCATTATTAGAAAATGTGAGAAAAACCTTGGCAACCTCTCATATCCTGAATTTTGACAATCCATTATCATTATCTGATGGTGACTATTACAATCTAACTGGATTATCAAAGCATCAATTCAATGAACTCTCCTCATATATTGTATCAGCACGTCAAACCAATGTTAGGTCTGTACGCACATGTATAGCTGTCTTGTTAACAAAACTAAGGACAGGACTTCCAAATCATATACTTGGAACAATATTTTCGTTAGCCAAAAGCCAAGTGCAAAGATGTATTCATAGTGCCAGAGTTTCCCTTATGCAGGATTTTGTACCACATTTCATTGGGTTTCAGCATATAAGCCACGAAGATTTTGTTCGGAACCACACCACTCCAATAGCAAAAACTCTGTTTGCCAATGATTCTGAAGATGCTGCAATTATTGTCATGGACGGTACTTATATCTACCTCCAGAAAAGCGCTGATTATGAATTCCAGAGGTTATCATACAGCCTGCATAAAAACAGACCGCTAGTTAAACCAATGGTCATAGTAGGAACAGATGGATATATCCTGTCAGTACTGGGTCCCTATTTTGCAAACGGAAAAAATAATGACGCGGCAATAACAAAGCACATGATTTCTGTCAATGCCGAAGGCATGAATGAGTGGCTAGAGACTAGCGATGTTTGTGTGGTCGACAGGGGATTTAGAGACGTGGTAGACTTCTTAAGAGAACAAGGGTATAACGTAGAAATGCCCGTTTACCTGAAGAAGGGATCAAAACAGCACCCGGTAGAAGAAGCCAACGCCAGCAGACTAGTAACCAAAGTGAGATGGGTCGTTGAAAGTGTGAATGCACGAGTTAAACAATGGAGGTTCTTCGACAAGGTAGTTTCTAACCATTTCATTCCAATAATTGGTGATTTATTACGGATTGTATGCGCTGTTTGCAACAAATTTCGGCCACCACTTGCTGGTACACACCCTGAGGATAAAAGTATTGCCGAAGCAATGCTTGAAAAATGCAAAAAGGGAAATGCAATCCAAAAGATGGTGACGGAAGAAGGCTTATTGACCAAACGTACCATTTACAAATTAGTTGATGCATCAAATGTTTTAGATGAACTAGCTGATTTTCCAGTTCTGAGTATGGATAAACTACGAGAAATAACCATGGGGGTATATCAGCTTAAACAGGCCCCTAACTATGTCAGAGAACACGAGGGTGAAGACGGAAAATTTGAACTGTATGTGTGCAAAATCAAAGCAAACCTgctcaaaattaaaatacaatctAGGCATAGTAACAAACTTTCCCATACTGTCTTCATAAGTTACAGTGACGAAGGAGATATAGAAGGATGGTATTGTACATGCAAATCGGGAGCACGAGTAGTTGGTTGTTGTGCACATGTTGCAAGTGTGCTATGGTATCTGGGGTATCAAAGACTTGAACAGCAGTCTGGATCAAGGAGAGACtttaaaacatctgttttagATGCATCTCACATACCGAGTTCTGATGAAAGTGACTGTGATTCTTTGCCAGAGGAGTGA